From the genome of Paucidesulfovibrio longus DSM 6739, one region includes:
- a CDS encoding radical SAM protein, with protein MPRPLCYAPWINLYINDAVYNCCCFYGLGQEHMPFPASRDDVLRIFNGRGFRELRRRLLDGDIAGTACETCLDRQQGFMRDHQESHFSAGTSQLNAVRTCWESANKGEIEVSHAPVFYSVNTCTDCNLRCVMCYNSKLPEQAIKGSLVPYEKFIAMLDDVGLENITTVTAVGGETFMTKDSLAIIEHLAANQHTGVRFSTNTNGTLLHQRHELLEKLDRLFLEFSIEGFGESYERIRRGASWERMLANFEWCAQTARTRPGWELSVNFVIMKTSLPHMAEVVELAKGRAGSMRFTPVMGDYFEENIFLFPDLLEGMDWRRHFDEAEQAAGKHFPGALRFLHSARRQLERAVAREKGGEKAGNSIFLSAPDSFEFMLRAIEAAPGERVALVGTRPCLGDFLSWAVGRTQKRLVLAAPDMPATGRRYVGLPVVRMDAVADEADSALLSCQTFEYRACKDALAELHPDLHVGVLPYWGEEIYAAINELADRLAGVPLVLYGAGGTAEVLMESTPFRNLDVTAFADGNKAKWGGEFLGRPVLEPARIPEFAEDVVICSDKYSHRIAQDLDELHGDALRVHRIF; from the coding sequence ATGCCCAGGCCGCTCTGCTACGCGCCGTGGATCAACCTCTACATCAATGACGCGGTTTACAACTGCTGCTGCTTCTATGGTCTCGGACAAGAGCACATGCCCTTCCCGGCCAGTCGGGACGACGTCCTGCGCATCTTCAACGGCAGGGGCTTTCGCGAGCTGCGCCGCCGTCTGCTGGACGGGGACATCGCGGGCACGGCCTGCGAAACCTGCCTGGACCGGCAGCAGGGCTTCATGCGGGATCATCAGGAAAGCCATTTCTCTGCCGGGACGAGCCAGCTGAATGCCGTCCGCACGTGTTGGGAAAGCGCCAACAAAGGCGAGATCGAGGTCAGCCACGCGCCGGTGTTCTACTCCGTGAACACCTGCACCGACTGCAACCTGCGCTGCGTGATGTGCTACAACTCCAAGCTCCCGGAGCAGGCCATCAAAGGCAGCCTCGTGCCCTATGAAAAGTTCATCGCCATGCTCGACGACGTGGGCCTGGAGAACATCACCACGGTCACCGCCGTGGGCGGCGAAACCTTCATGACCAAGGATTCCCTGGCCATCATCGAACACCTGGCCGCGAACCAGCACACCGGGGTCCGCTTTTCCACCAACACCAACGGCACCCTGCTGCACCAGCGGCACGAGCTGTTGGAAAAGCTGGATCGCCTCTTTCTGGAGTTCAGCATCGAAGGCTTCGGCGAGAGCTACGAACGCATCCGCAGGGGAGCCTCCTGGGAGCGCATGCTCGCCAACTTCGAATGGTGCGCCCAGACGGCCCGCACCCGGCCGGGCTGGGAGCTGAGCGTCAATTTCGTGATCATGAAGACCTCCCTGCCCCACATGGCCGAGGTGGTGGAGCTGGCCAAGGGGCGCGCCGGGTCCATGCGCTTCACCCCGGTCATGGGCGACTATTTCGAGGAAAACATCTTCCTCTTCCCGGACCTGCTGGAAGGCATGGATTGGCGGCGCCATTTCGACGAGGCGGAGCAAGCCGCCGGGAAGCATTTCCCCGGAGCCCTGCGCTTCCTGCACTCGGCCCGGCGCCAACTGGAGCGGGCCGTGGCCCGGGAAAAGGGAGGCGAAAAGGCCGGCAACTCGATTTTCCTCAGCGCGCCGGACAGCTTCGAATTCATGCTCCGGGCCATCGAGGCGGCCCCTGGCGAGCGCGTGGCCCTGGTGGGCACGCGTCCCTGCCTGGGCGACTTTCTCTCCTGGGCCGTGGGCCGCACGCAAAAACGCCTGGTGCTCGCGGCTCCGGACATGCCCGCCACCGGCCGCCGCTATGTGGGCCTGCCCGTGGTGCGGATGGACGCCGTGGCGGACGAGGCGGACAGCGCGCTGCTGAGCTGCCAGACCTTCGAATACCGCGCCTGCAAAGACGCTCTGGCCGAGCTTCACCCCGACCTGCACGTGGGCGTCCTGCCCTATTGGGGCGAGGAGATCTACGCCGCCATCAACGAGCTTGCGGACCGGCTGGCCGGAGTTCCCCTGGTGCTCTACGGCGCGGGCGGCACGGCCGAGGTGCTCATGGAATCGACCCCCTTCCGGAACCTGGACGTGACGGCCTTTGCCGACGGCAACAAGGCCAAATGGGGCGGCGAATTCCTGGGCAGGCCCGTGCTGGAGCCCGCCCGCATCCCTGAGTTCGCCGAGGACGTGGTCATCTGCAGCGACAAGTATTCGCACCGCATCGCCCAGGATCTGGACGAGCTGCACGGCGACGCCCTGCGCGTGCACCGCATTTTCTAG
- a CDS encoding glycosyltransferase yields MNAALRVLCIGHADSPQFSQRCALLRGAGFRVTELTGRAAPATPGADAAQPRGLPLGRCWRLTALTRCVHFFALARALDPDVIFVQYAQGLWAWLATATGRPVVVSVMGGDVLFDEQHDPGAVQRAATRGCLRRAALALCKSEYLAERVRAMRPRGQVRVMAWGVDRSLFRPASAGGEKRAERRAAGLPESGLLLLAPRALQPLYNPGVILRAFARSGLANQGAHLALCTFRADPACEAGLRELRRELNLEKSVLFLPPQDAAGMARLYRASDLGISVPESDGLPQTLFEAAACGLPLILRDLPNYNEVLRHGEQALLVAARGSRARPVEFRPDELAAALRLLAADPDLRAALAQGAARLLQEQEARFGDGLLPELFQEAAKRPGAGRLARAAQTLRAAACLFAGPAPAARQGQPTFSGFRSYFRELAHPLPGRNASRKA; encoded by the coding sequence ATGAACGCCGCGCTGCGCGTGCTCTGCATCGGCCATGCGGACAGTCCGCAGTTTTCCCAGCGCTGCGCCCTGCTGCGGGGCGCGGGCTTCCGCGTCACCGAGCTGACGGGCCGGGCCGCCCCCGCCACTCCCGGCGCGGACGCGGCCCAGCCGCGCGGTCTGCCCCTGGGCCGCTGCTGGCGGCTCACGGCCCTTACCCGCTGCGTGCATTTTTTCGCGCTGGCGCGCGCCCTCGACCCGGACGTGATCTTCGTGCAATACGCCCAGGGCCTCTGGGCCTGGCTGGCCACGGCCACGGGCCGTCCCGTGGTCGTCAGCGTCATGGGCGGGGACGTGCTCTTCGACGAGCAGCACGATCCGGGCGCGGTGCAGCGCGCGGCCACGCGGGGCTGCCTGCGCCGGGCCGCGCTCGCGCTCTGCAAGTCCGAATACCTCGCGGAGCGGGTCCGGGCCATGCGCCCGCGCGGCCAGGTCCGCGTCATGGCCTGGGGCGTGGACCGCAGCCTGTTCCGGCCTGCGAGCGCGGGCGGGGAAAAGCGCGCGGAGCGACGCGCCGCCGGGCTGCCCGAATCCGGCCTGCTGCTGCTCGCCCCGCGCGCGCTCCAGCCGCTCTACAACCCCGGCGTCATCCTCCGGGCCTTTGCCCGGAGCGGGCTGGCGAACCAGGGCGCGCACCTGGCCCTGTGCACCTTCCGCGCGGACCCGGCCTGCGAGGCCGGACTGCGGGAGCTTCGCCGCGAGCTGAACCTGGAGAAAAGCGTGCTTTTCCTCCCGCCGCAGGACGCCGCGGGCATGGCCCGGCTCTACCGCGCCTCGGACCTGGGCATCTCCGTGCCCGAATCGGACGGCCTGCCCCAGACCCTTTTCGAGGCGGCGGCCTGCGGCCTGCCCCTGATTCTGCGCGACCTGCCCAACTACAACGAAGTGCTCCGCCACGGCGAGCAGGCCCTGCTCGTGGCGGCCAGGGGCAGCCGGGCGCGGCCCGTGGAATTCCGGCCGGACGAGCTGGCCGCGGCCCTGCGGCTGCTGGCTGCGGACCCGGACCTGCGCGCGGCCCTGGCCCAGGGCGCGGCCCGGCTTCTTCAGGAGCAGGAAGCGCGCTTCGGCGACGGCCTGCTGCCCGAATTGTTTCAGGAAGCGGCCAAGAGGCCCGGAGCGGGCCGCCTGGCGCGCGCCGCCCAGACCCTGCGGGCTGCCGCCTGCCTCTTTGCCGGACCGGCCCCGGCCGCACGGCAGGGTCAGCCGACCTTTTCCGGCTTTCGGAGCTACTTCAGAGAACTGGCGCACCCGCTCCCCGGCCGAAACGCGAGTCGGAAGGCCTGA
- a CDS encoding DegT/DnrJ/EryC1/StrS family aminotransferase has product MFDIPLIRAVIDDNVKQRVMDVLDSGFLTEGPVTRELEERMAAYVGARHALAATSCTTGLELGLRALGVGPGHEVVVPAYTYPATAAAARIVGARPVIVDVDPETMLMDMDALEAALSPATRAVIPVSLFGNPVDHARLDALKERHGFAVVEDAACTLGAQYAGARVGARADVTVFSLHPRKFITSGEGGIVTTESDALADAMRSYKHFGMRCEDGQLDSLEFVGPGTNYKLSNVLAAIALGQMDRVDELLAERLALAATYRELLAGIPAGADIRLPRTTPGGVHSYQTFCVLLANRDAVRERMRARGVEAQIGSYDIAAQPAFQGRDCTIVGDCRNAARAAAQCLALPLFHGMTRAQQQRVVEELLAAAQA; this is encoded by the coding sequence ATGTTCGACATCCCCCTGATCCGGGCCGTCATCGACGACAACGTGAAACAGCGCGTGATGGACGTGCTCGACAGCGGCTTTCTCACCGAAGGCCCGGTGACGCGCGAGCTGGAAGAGCGCATGGCCGCCTATGTGGGCGCGCGCCACGCCCTGGCCGCCACCTCCTGCACCACGGGTCTGGAGCTGGGCCTGCGCGCCCTGGGAGTCGGTCCCGGCCACGAGGTCGTGGTCCCGGCATACACCTACCCGGCCACGGCCGCGGCCGCCCGCATCGTGGGCGCCCGCCCGGTGATCGTGGACGTGGACCCCGAAACCATGCTCATGGACATGGACGCCCTGGAGGCGGCCCTCAGCCCGGCCACCCGCGCCGTGATTCCCGTTTCCCTGTTCGGCAACCCCGTGGACCACGCCCGGCTGGACGCGCTCAAGGAGCGGCACGGATTCGCCGTGGTCGAGGACGCGGCCTGCACCCTCGGCGCGCAGTACGCCGGAGCCAGGGTGGGCGCGCGGGCCGACGTCACGGTCTTCAGCCTGCACCCGCGCAAGTTCATCACCTCGGGCGAAGGCGGCATCGTGACCACCGAGAGCGACGCCCTGGCCGACGCCATGCGCTCCTACAAGCATTTCGGCATGCGCTGCGAAGACGGACAGCTGGACTCCCTGGAGTTCGTCGGGCCGGGCACGAACTACAAGCTCTCCAACGTGCTCGCGGCCATCGCCCTGGGGCAGATGGACCGGGTGGACGAGCTGCTGGCCGAGCGCCTGGCCCTGGCCGCGACCTACCGCGAGCTGCTGGCCGGAATTCCGGCGGGCGCGGACATCCGCCTGCCCCGGACCACGCCCGGCGGCGTGCACTCCTACCAGACCTTCTGCGTGCTGCTGGCCAACCGCGACGCCGTGCGCGAACGCATGCGCGCGCGGGGCGTGGAGGCGCAGATCGGCTCCTACGACATCGCGGCCCAGCCCGCGTTCCAGGGCCGGGACTGCACCATCGTGGGCGACTGCCGCAACGCGGCGCGGGCAGCGGCCCAATGCCTGGCCCTGCCCCTCTTCCACGGCATGACCCGCGCCCAGCAGCAGCGGGTGGTGGAGGAACTGCTGGCCGCTGCCCAGGCCTAG
- a CDS encoding class I SAM-dependent methyltransferase translates to MAKALATEFEGMLHLEEKLALCGLASALPDGSRILEVGTSSGLTSCMLRANAPGCEVHSLDIRDKRAGIAATNPPEGVRFHLAASPAYAEAHPDERVDMLFIDGSHTLLWAWTDFLSLSALMPDGAPVAFHDYAPRFPPLQILCDALAATGRLRDWSYARTLFTGRLDSAAPLPDAELLAKIVARHRACDEHHLAGFVDRGERDFADLRAGRMRIVGRGKRGRLLARLAGVEESTLLDSDQARDPAVRYCICSWYAQEVFAALAANGVPPEQVVFADEPIWYGFFQDLERDSGSALREHFEAQAGQRVDDHIFAALAALPSAERLWLCWAGILMEI, encoded by the coding sequence ATGGCCAAGGCTCTTGCCACCGAGTTTGAGGGGATGCTGCACCTTGAGGAAAAACTTGCCCTTTGCGGGCTGGCCTCGGCCCTGCCGGACGGATCCCGCATTCTGGAGGTGGGCACCTCCAGCGGGCTGACCAGCTGCATGCTGCGGGCCAACGCGCCCGGCTGCGAGGTCCACAGCCTGGACATTCGGGACAAGCGGGCCGGGATCGCGGCCACGAACCCGCCCGAGGGCGTGCGGTTCCATCTGGCCGCCTCCCCGGCCTATGCCGAGGCCCACCCGGACGAGCGCGTGGACATGCTCTTCATCGACGGCAGCCACACCCTGCTTTGGGCCTGGACCGATTTCCTGTCCCTGAGCGCACTGATGCCGGACGGCGCTCCCGTGGCCTTCCACGACTACGCTCCCCGGTTTCCCCCGCTGCAGATTCTCTGCGACGCCCTGGCCGCCACGGGACGGCTGCGGGATTGGAGCTACGCCCGCACGCTCTTCACGGGGAGGCTCGATTCCGCCGCGCCCCTGCCGGACGCCGAGCTGCTGGCGAAAATCGTGGCCCGCCACCGGGCCTGCGACGAGCACCACCTCGCCGGGTTCGTGGACCGGGGCGAGCGGGACTTCGCGGACCTGCGCGCGGGGCGCATGCGCATCGTGGGCCGGGGCAAGCGCGGGCGGCTGCTGGCCCGCCTGGCCGGGGTGGAGGAGTCCACCCTGCTCGACTCGGACCAGGCCCGCGATCCGGCAGTGCGCTACTGCATTTGCAGCTGGTACGCGCAGGAGGTCTTTGCCGCGCTCGCGGCCAACGGCGTGCCCCCGGAACAGGTGGTTTTCGCGGACGAGCCGATTTGGTACGGCTTTTTTCAGGATCTGGAGCGCGACTCCGGGTCGGCATTGCGGGAACATTTCGAGGCCCAGGCCGGGCAGCGCGTGGACGACCACATCTTCGCGGCTCTTGCGGCACTGCCGAGCGCGGAACGGCTTTGGCTCTGCTGGGCAGGGATTCTGATGGAAATCTAG
- a CDS encoding acylneuraminate cytidylyltransferase family protein: MSPKQECIAIIPARGGSKGVPRKNIRPLGGKPLIAWSIEQALASGVVDRVVVSTEDEEIAEVSRQWGADVPFLRPMELAGDTSIVGEAVSWTLDRLSREQGVLPSRRLILYPTHPFRTLPMLREAVAALDSGSQSVHTVRVIHDSAERYAVMRGGRLRQIAPRLPGAKPGAYNRLYGLINGSRSPETGGPTTLLPVTDAVNLMDIDTYEDFELAELILAHGLYDPQGSCDRSRSASATREGDDGTMRGRGRLT, encoded by the coding sequence ATGAGCCCGAAGCAGGAATGCATCGCCATCATCCCGGCCCGCGGGGGCTCCAAGGGCGTGCCGCGCAAAAACATCCGCCCGCTGGGCGGCAAGCCGCTCATCGCCTGGTCCATTGAACAGGCCCTGGCGAGCGGCGTGGTCGACCGGGTCGTGGTTTCCACCGAGGACGAGGAGATCGCCGAGGTTTCCCGGCAGTGGGGCGCGGACGTGCCCTTTCTGCGGCCCATGGAACTGGCCGGGGACACCAGCATCGTGGGCGAGGCCGTGAGCTGGACCCTGGACCGCCTCTCGCGCGAGCAGGGCGTGCTGCCGAGCCGCCGCCTGATCCTCTACCCCACGCACCCCTTCCGCACGCTGCCCATGCTCCGCGAGGCCGTGGCCGCCCTGGACAGCGGCAGCCAGAGCGTCCATACCGTCCGGGTCATCCACGACAGCGCCGAGCGATACGCGGTCATGCGCGGCGGCCGCCTGCGCCAGATCGCCCCCCGCCTGCCGGGCGCCAAGCCGGGGGCCTACAACCGCCTCTACGGCCTGATCAACGGGTCGCGCTCCCCGGAAACCGGCGGCCCGACCACCCTGCTTCCCGTCACCGACGCGGTGAACCTGATGGACATCGACACCTACGAGGACTTCGAGCTGGCCGAATTGATTCTGGCTCACGGGCTTTACGATCCGCAGGGATCCTGTGATCGGAGCAGAAGTGCGAGTGCGACGCGTGAGGGTGACGACGGGACCATGCGGGGCAGGGGACGATTGACGTGA
- a CDS encoding B12-binding domain-containing radical SAM protein, with protein MKTLICKYRNTSGALYCHQIVPLPDGAVFSSEIIIAYAFLRDNLPGGCDYLELDFPMQPETAEELVRRYDTIVYFAPFPNSENLDVLAMLPQMAVERGVRTVFVCREFGYTRDLVARYPLGHAALDCTDIVAGLDHLLQGGFFEAAPQGPCLHLDDKAVPPETRLYRDISILDAPEVTNDPAYKTHPEIRSQRWYLIGSGCARHCSFCLWNGSCHRNRDLDILEREFEWLEGGAEYCHPNLFWKRSWNEDYLNRIRRFPSKSYLKGTAHIADLYACRDLLPAWRDVGLHTLSVGIESAHERVLSSIGKTDNDMEKLREVSRILRDLDMELYVNLIIGLPEDGNDSLKQTYDLMGEMGFYTSCCSFLVPYPGTKVYHEILDSGLCTAEDLSLERHMDFYANRKRTGERPRVRTRHIGEDDLCRWYETFRSKLHGNPMDI; from the coding sequence ATGAAGACCCTGATCTGCAAGTATCGCAACACTTCCGGCGCCCTGTACTGCCACCAGATCGTCCCCCTGCCGGACGGCGCGGTCTTTTCCAGCGAGATCATCATCGCCTACGCCTTCCTGCGCGACAACCTGCCGGGCGGCTGCGACTACCTCGAACTGGACTTTCCCATGCAGCCGGAAACCGCCGAGGAACTGGTCCGGCGCTACGACACCATCGTCTATTTCGCGCCCTTCCCGAACTCCGAGAACCTGGACGTGCTCGCGATGCTCCCGCAAATGGCCGTGGAGCGCGGCGTGCGCACGGTCTTCGTCTGCCGCGAGTTCGGCTACACCCGCGACCTCGTGGCGCGCTATCCCCTCGGACACGCGGCCCTGGACTGCACGGACATCGTGGCCGGGCTGGACCACCTGCTCCAGGGAGGGTTCTTCGAGGCCGCGCCCCAAGGCCCCTGCCTGCACCTGGACGACAAGGCCGTGCCACCGGAGACGCGCCTCTACCGCGACATCTCCATTCTGGACGCGCCCGAGGTCACCAACGACCCGGCCTACAAGACCCATCCGGAAATCCGCAGCCAGCGCTGGTATCTCATCGGTTCCGGCTGCGCCCGGCACTGCTCCTTCTGCCTCTGGAACGGCTCCTGCCACCGCAACCGCGACCTGGACATCCTGGAGCGCGAGTTCGAGTGGCTGGAAGGCGGGGCCGAATACTGCCATCCGAACCTGTTCTGGAAGCGCTCCTGGAACGAGGACTACCTCAACCGCATCCGCCGCTTCCCGTCCAAAAGCTACCTCAAGGGCACGGCCCACATCGCGGACCTTTACGCCTGCCGCGACCTGCTGCCCGCATGGCGCGACGTCGGCCTGCATACGCTCAGCGTGGGCATCGAAAGCGCCCACGAGCGCGTCCTGAGCTCCATCGGCAAGACGGACAACGACATGGAAAAGCTGCGCGAGGTCAGCCGGATCCTGCGCGACCTGGACATGGAGCTCTACGTCAACCTGATCATCGGGCTGCCCGAGGACGGCAACGACTCCCTGAAGCAGACCTACGACCTTATGGGCGAGATGGGCTTCTACACCAGTTGCTGCTCCTTCCTGGTGCCCTATCCGGGAACCAAAGTGTACCACGAGATCCTGGACAGCGGCCTCTGCACCGCCGAAGACCTGAGCCTGGAAAGGCACATGGACTTCTACGCCAACCGCAAGCGCACGGGCGAGCGGCCCCGCGTGCGCACCCGGCACATCGGCGAGGACGACCTCTGCCGCTGGTACGAGACCTTCCGCAGCAAGCTGCACGGCAACCCCATGGACATCTGA
- a CDS encoding radical SAM protein: MTTTPACPPYLVTLITYACNYACPGCYHGHREEMRPYFEAKRKNMRLAEFRGIVDEVAPHRIKIGLNSLGEVFLNPDVYDMIAYAVGSGLRIEFDTNGSLLEPDALAEAAPSDVIFSVDGMSQESYASYRVNGRLDVVLGKLERFARNVDARGTATNIYVKFLINGHNEHEVDEARRFVESLPGVRFLVDCFFPPPPSFGYRLAHPDQVPLDIYEDWRPRKLAEYDLFAPHPELGVARSKTWDHPFAMRCTDIYNTLYVDTDGGAYPCCFANTPRAHDLTRVQDELLLGNVFRDGVLGVFHGERAARLREAYTRKQGRIPVCGTCRANRVKRLIQAVEGAKSHHFETLNDFGRKPEQAGPKPAEDAR, translated from the coding sequence ATGACCACGACACCCGCCTGCCCCCCCTATCTCGTCACGCTGATCACCTATGCGTGCAACTACGCCTGCCCGGGCTGCTACCACGGCCACCGGGAGGAAATGCGGCCCTATTTCGAGGCCAAGCGCAAGAACATGCGGCTCGCGGAGTTCCGGGGCATCGTGGACGAGGTCGCCCCGCACCGGATCAAGATCGGGCTGAACTCCCTGGGCGAGGTCTTCCTCAACCCCGACGTCTACGACATGATCGCCTATGCCGTGGGGTCGGGCCTGCGCATCGAGTTCGACACCAACGGCTCCCTCCTTGAACCCGACGCCCTGGCCGAGGCCGCCCCCTCGGACGTGATCTTCTCCGTGGACGGCATGAGCCAGGAGTCGTACGCCAGCTACCGGGTCAACGGCAGGCTGGATGTGGTGCTCGGCAAGCTGGAGCGCTTCGCGCGCAACGTGGACGCCCGGGGGACCGCGACCAACATCTACGTCAAGTTCCTGATCAACGGCCACAACGAGCACGAGGTGGACGAGGCCCGGCGTTTTGTCGAATCCCTGCCCGGCGTGCGCTTCCTGGTGGACTGCTTTTTCCCGCCGCCGCCGAGCTTCGGCTATCGGCTCGCGCATCCGGACCAGGTGCCCCTGGACATCTACGAGGACTGGCGGCCGCGCAAGCTCGCGGAATACGACCTCTTCGCCCCGCACCCGGAGCTGGGCGTGGCCCGCAGCAAGACCTGGGACCACCCCTTTGCCATGCGCTGCACGGACATCTACAACACCCTCTACGTGGACACGGACGGCGGGGCCTATCCCTGCTGCTTCGCCAACACGCCCCGCGCCCACGACCTCACCCGCGTGCAGGACGAGCTGCTCCTGGGCAACGTCTTCCGGGACGGCGTGCTCGGCGTCTTTCACGGCGAGCGGGCCGCCCGGCTGCGCGAAGCCTACACGCGAAAGCAGGGGCGCATCCCGGTCTGCGGCACCTGCCGAGCCAACCGCGTCAAGCGGCTGATCCAGGCCGTGGAGGGCGCGAAGTCCCATCATTTCGAAACGCTGAACGATTTCGGCCGCAAGCCGGAGCAGGCCGGGCCGAAGCCTGCGGAGGACGCGCGATGA
- a CDS encoding radical SAM protein, with the protein MNPPTHLYFNTTNRCNYRCTYCTFHSPIWKPELGAPGFTLGLEDFRRELDLLEEGAGDHRFEQITFTGMGEPMLNPDILGLIALVKERGYTCALISNFSRLLTPHIDALMDLGLDGLYTNLDSGVASHYEELRRGAKFETTLANIRAAARTAARKNPGLNFEVHNLVTPESVDLIPGFIDTVAEAGVRKVVIKTFVNFLDVDAGDRFFTHLDAQRDFFAAVARAKEYGRERGVRVNAPAYAEVLSGAREYRADDPDLRCGIGSGLHLNFGPLELGEEDLLGNVLHCCPVMRREEHRSYGNILRDPLERILAHPARVRLLEGNARGEIVHPECRSCEYCLLGLHELHAAPQEAAS; encoded by the coding sequence ATGAATCCCCCGACGCACCTGTATTTCAACACCACGAACCGGTGCAACTACCGCTGCACCTACTGCACCTTCCACTCCCCGATCTGGAAGCCGGAGCTGGGCGCTCCGGGGTTCACCCTCGGGCTGGAGGACTTCCGCCGCGAGCTGGACCTGCTGGAAGAGGGCGCGGGCGACCACCGCTTCGAGCAGATCACCTTCACGGGCATGGGCGAGCCCATGCTCAACCCGGACATCCTCGGGCTCATCGCCCTGGTCAAGGAGCGGGGCTACACCTGCGCCCTGATCAGCAACTTCTCCCGGCTGCTCACCCCGCACATCGACGCGCTCATGGACCTGGGCCTGGACGGGCTCTACACCAACCTCGATTCCGGCGTGGCCTCCCACTATGAGGAACTGCGCCGGGGCGCGAAGTTCGAAACCACCCTGGCCAACATCCGGGCCGCGGCCCGGACGGCGGCGCGGAAGAATCCGGGCCTGAACTTCGAGGTCCACAACCTGGTCACTCCCGAAAGCGTGGACCTGATTCCGGGCTTCATCGACACCGTGGCCGAAGCCGGGGTGAGGAAGGTCGTCATCAAGACCTTCGTGAACTTCCTGGACGTGGACGCCGGGGACCGCTTCTTCACCCACCTGGATGCGCAGCGCGACTTTTTCGCGGCCGTGGCCCGCGCCAAGGAATACGGGCGCGAACGCGGCGTGCGGGTCAACGCCCCGGCCTACGCCGAGGTGCTTTCCGGAGCGCGCGAATACCGCGCGGACGATCCGGACCTGCGCTGCGGCATCGGCTCCGGCCTGCACCTGAACTTCGGCCCCCTGGAGCTTGGCGAGGAAGACCTGCTGGGCAACGTGCTGCACTGCTGCCCGGTGATGCGCCGGGAGGAGCACCGCAGCTACGGCAACATCCTGCGCGACCCCCTGGAGCGCATTCTCGCCCATCCGGCGCGGGTGCGGCTGCTGGAGGGGAACGCGCGCGGCGAGATCGTGCACCCGGAATGCCGGAGCTGCGAATACTGCCTGCTCGGCCTGCACGAACTCCACGCCGCGCCCCAGGAGGCCGCCTCGTGA
- a CDS encoding radical SAM protein has product MSETRASRREYEAIRAREAENRAYYDRDDGVAAPPHTVCLSVNNNCFMSCKMCDIGTANATRMARLHDNQFSDRYVQTRNYRELPFERIRDLVDEIAPFAPTVKTNFVEPLLYKRLREVAEHVKSRGLPFYTITNGWMLEKHAPWLAECCDLIRVSLDGTAEVHDAIRGKKGSWERTVRGLRALVAARRARGAERPIVGICCTISNHNYFNLVDFMAALERENLLGELYINFNHLLFTTQWELDETRAASDLFEGLKLCSIDNIVFEELDTDALRAQIATLEERWPQDGHHYYFSPWLRDEDIAAFYDPDSRMFPGTPCYLPWYAAQLDIEGNLGIYGHCILPDLGNAFEEGFLAAWNSERARRIRRELKNAGSFPGCNKCIGTLYPLRGRR; this is encoded by the coding sequence GTGAGCGAAACCCGCGCCTCCCGCAGAGAATACGAGGCCATCCGTGCCCGCGAGGCCGAGAACCGGGCCTATTACGACCGCGACGACGGCGTGGCCGCGCCCCCGCACACGGTCTGCCTCTCCGTGAACAACAACTGCTTCATGTCCTGCAAGATGTGCGACATCGGCACGGCCAACGCCACGCGCATGGCCCGGCTGCACGACAACCAGTTCTCGGACCGCTACGTGCAGACCCGGAACTACCGCGAGCTGCCCTTCGAGCGCATCCGCGACCTGGTGGACGAGATCGCGCCCTTCGCGCCCACGGTGAAGACGAATTTCGTGGAACCGCTGCTCTACAAGCGGCTCCGGGAGGTGGCCGAGCACGTCAAAAGCCGGGGGCTGCCCTTCTACACCATCACCAACGGCTGGATGCTGGAAAAGCACGCGCCCTGGCTGGCCGAGTGCTGCGACCTGATCCGCGTCTCCCTGGACGGCACGGCCGAGGTCCACGACGCCATCCGGGGCAAGAAGGGCAGCTGGGAGCGCACCGTGCGCGGGCTCCGGGCCTTGGTGGCGGCGCGGCGCGCACGGGGGGCCGAGCGGCCCATCGTCGGCATCTGCTGCACCATCAGCAACCACAACTATTTCAACCTCGTGGACTTCATGGCCGCGCTGGAGCGCGAGAACCTGCTCGGCGAGCTCTACATCAACTTCAACCACCTGCTCTTCACCACCCAGTGGGAGCTGGACGAAACCCGCGCGGCCTCGGACCTCTTCGAGGGACTCAAGCTCTGCAGCATCGACAACATCGTCTTCGAGGAGCTGGACACGGACGCGCTGCGCGCCCAGATCGCGACCCTGGAGGAACGCTGGCCCCAGGACGGCCACCATTATTATTTCTCGCCCTGGCTGCGCGACGAGGACATCGCCGCCTTCTACGATCCGGACTCGCGGATGTTTCCGGGCACGCCCTGCTACCTGCCCTGGTACGCGGCCCAGCTCGACATCGAGGGCAACCTGGGCATCTACGGCCACTGCATTCTCCCGGACCTGGGCAACGCCTTCGAGGAGGGCTTTCTGGCCGCCTGGAACTCGGAGCGCGCGCGGCGGATTCGCCGGGAACTCAAGAACGCGGGCTCGTTTCCGGGCTGCAACAAGTGCATCGGCACGCTCTACCCGCTCAGGGGGCGCAGATGA